The Halobacillus amylolyticus nucleotide sequence TTTCACAAGGATAAAAGCTATATACTTTTTATCCTAAAACCAAATTAATACTAGGTAGAAATGAGCTAGACTAATAGAGCTGGACATAAGCCGAAAAGATATCTTATCTTTTCGGCTTTTTTAATTGTTAGAAAACTATGAAAATAAGGCCTTGTGCGCTTTAAATCAGGAAATTATGAGGGAGATATTATGGCTATTACAATTATTGCTACAGATGAGAATGGACTTAGAATCGAAATTTCTAAAAATGAAAAGGAATTGTGTTTTCAGAGCTATGAAGAAGCCAGCTCTTTTATTGATCATCTAAAGGAAGCGAATGTTTTACCAGGGAAATATAATTTTGTTATAGAAGAAAGGTAAACCTTGGAAAAGGCTCGTTGGGAAGCAAGCTTTTTGACTTTTAATAAACAAGAGAAAGAAACGGTTTTTTCTTCTCTTCGAGGGGAAACCGGATTTATTACACGATCAGGAAGGGGAATAGTATGTTACTAGATTTATTACCTGTATCATTGAGGAAATATTTACAAATGTCGAAAAGACAACGGAAAAGTGAAATGCAGATGACGCTTTGGTACATGCCTATTATTTACATTGGACTAGCACTTTTTCTTGTTGCTGCAACGCTATTTATGGATCTATTTATAGACTTAGCACCCTACACCCATGAAATCTTTCACTTTAGTGCCTCAGTTACGAGAACACTAGTAAGTACATTAATCGGAGGTATTTTGACACTAAGTGCCTTCACATTAAACTCTTTACTCGTTGTACTAACTACATTCAGCGGCCAATTTTCACCGAGGATGCTGCTGAATTTTATTTCTGACAAGCAAACACAACACGCGCTTGGAATTTTTAACGGGAGCTTTATCTATGTACTCGTATTGTTTTTGTTTATCGGAAGTTCCGAGAAGGAAATATTCGTTACTGTGCCGGTTGTAACCATCGCTCTTGCTTTCATTGCGGCCGTTACATTTATTTACTTTATAAATCATGCGACAACTTGGATGCAGGTTCACAATATTACCTATAGTATGAAAGAAGTATCCGAAAAGATTATTTACAAGACGTTAAGAGAGGACTTAGAACCTCACCGCATTATAAACCCTGGTGACCTAATGGAAAAAGAGCGAGAAACGGCAACCCTAGTTAAAGTTAACAAATCTGGTTATTTGCAGCTTGTAGACTATCGAGCGATGATTGCAGAAGCAAAGAAGGATCAGATTATCATAGAGCTTCATTCTCAAGTAGGGGATTATATTTTGGAAGGGAACCTGTTCTTTAGCTTCTGGGGACCTGATGTTACAAATGTTGATAAAGGTAAATATATGAACATGATAGAGGTTGGACACAAAGAAACCGAGATCCAGGATATTCAAATGGGGATGCACAAGTTGGCTGAGATTGCTATTAAAGCTATAGGGAATGATGACCCTAAGACAGCTTCCAACACCATTCACCAGATGGCGGAACTTATGCTTTCCGTAGATAGCTATATTACATTTTCACCCTATTTGGCGGATAAGAACCAACAGGTGCGTGTCATTATGAAAGAAGAAACATTTGAATACTACATTTATCGTGGTTTTGGATTTATACGCCATTATGCTAAAGATAATCACTTGATCATCACTGAGATTGTTAGTGGATTAGCTATGGTGGCCGAGTCGATTGATCAAACAAAACATGAAGTAATCTGGAGGTTCGCTTGCAATACCCTGGATCACATTGAAAGGAAATTAATCTATGAGTTGGATAAAACTTTCTTGCTAGAAGAATTTTATAGGCTTGCTAAAATAACCAATCATATCGATGGATATCGTGAAATCGAGCGTAAATTTTATCCTTCAGCAAACGAAAATGTCTGAAAACATTTTTAAAACGGTGGTTCATGTTTTTATCTACTCAGCTGGTAGTATATTTAATCTCATCATGATTTTAACTGTAAATGCTTTAATGTTTGCTGCTATCTTTCCTATGAGTTTGTTTATGGAAAGGTGAAGGACCCGATGGGATGGAACTAGGCTCAACAAAACTAGTATTTTTACAGGGTATAGAGAAATAGAGGGTAGTAACAGCATTGCTGTTACTACCCTCTTAACTAAAATTCCTGCTTATCTCTACCCAAAGTTTTTTGAGACACCTTGGTGAACTCCTTTCAGCTCAATGATTAAGAGCTGCTGTTCTCTGATGGTTCTTCATCTAAGTCAGGTTCTTCAGCATCAGCGCCAGCATTTCCATTACCTTCTGATGGTTCCTCATCTAAGTCAGGCTCTTCAGCATCAGCACCAGCATTTCCATTAGATCCCTCATCAAGCAGACCATTTTCTTCAGCCCAAGTATTGAGCTCTTCTTCTGTATAAAATTGTTCAACGTCTGAGTCTGTCAAATACTCCTCTTCTGAACTAGTTTCTTCGGAAGCACACCCAGCTAAAACACCCATCGACAGTACTCCTACACCTACTGTTTTAAAAACATTTTTAAGTTCCATTGTACAACTCTCCTTTCTATAAATCATGTTACATTAGGACGCTTCCCATCATAATTCTGTAATAAACGTAACAAATTTAAAAATTGGAACGGGAAATTAAATTAATTCAGAACAACTCGTTTCATAAATCCTTTATTGGTAAAGACCAAATCATTGTCACAAGGCGAATCATCCTTTATTTAGTCCGATTGCTTGGATGTATAATAAAAAGAGTGAGGAGATTACATTCCGAAGACAAATGAAATGAGGCTGAAATTTTCCGTTCACAATCTGAGTATGAGAAACTGAAGAAATAGCTTGAGTAAAGAAGAAGATAGGCTTCTAGAATAGGGAAATTCGAACAGAGTACAAAAACGAAGTCAGAATAGCATTAAGGAGTAT carries:
- a CDS encoding DUF2254 domain-containing protein, whose amino-acid sequence is MLLDLLPVSLRKYLQMSKRQRKSEMQMTLWYMPIIYIGLALFLVAATLFMDLFIDLAPYTHEIFHFSASVTRTLVSTLIGGILTLSAFTLNSLLVVLTTFSGQFSPRMLLNFISDKQTQHALGIFNGSFIYVLVLFLFIGSSEKEIFVTVPVVTIALAFIAAVTFIYFINHATTWMQVHNITYSMKEVSEKIIYKTLREDLEPHRIINPGDLMEKERETATLVKVNKSGYLQLVDYRAMIAEAKKDQIIIELHSQVGDYILEGNLFFSFWGPDVTNVDKGKYMNMIEVGHKETEIQDIQMGMHKLAEIAIKAIGNDDPKTASNTIHQMAELMLSVDSYITFSPYLADKNQQVRVIMKEETFEYYIYRGFGFIRHYAKDNHLIITEIVSGLAMVAESIDQTKHEVIWRFACNTLDHIERKLIYELDKTFLLEEFYRLAKITNHIDGYREIERKFYPSANENV